The genome window TAACATTTCACGCAGCGGGCCGTGGTTTTCGATAATGCCGTTGTGCACTACAGAAATATTGCCGGATACGTGTGGGTGAGCATTACGCTCTGAAGGTTCGCCGTGTGTAGCCCAGCGGGTGTGTGCAATACCAGTGCCGCCAACAACTGGCGTTAATTTTACTGCGTCAGACAGTTCTTTTACTTTACCTAAACGGCGGATACGTTGTAATTCGCCTGTTGGGCTGATGATCGCCACACCGGCAGAGTCATAACCACGGTATTCCAGACGGCGTAAGCCTTCCACCAGAATGTCTACTACGTCACGTTGTGCTACAGCACCTACTATTCCACACATAAAGTCTTACTCCACTGATCCAAGGGGGGCGCAAATCACCTTCACGCCTTGTTGTTCTATTTGTTGTTTTGCGCTGGCGGGTAACTTGTCGTCTGTTACCAGTATTTTGATGGACGACCAGGGCAATTCTAAGTTGTGGATTTTCCGGCCTATTTTGTCGGACTCCACCATCACCACCACTTCACGCGCCACTTCTGCCATTACCCGGCTTAAGCTGGTCAGCTCATTAAAAGTAGTAGTACCACGCTGCAGATCAATGCCATCGGCACCAATAAACAGCTGGTCAAAATCGTATGCACGTAAAACCTGTTCCGCCAGCTGGCCCTGAAAAGCCTCTGACTGCGGGTCCCAGCTGCCACCTGTCATCAACAGCGTAGGCTCGTTTTCCAGTTCACGTAAAGCATTGGCAATAGACAAGGAATTGGTCATCACCACTAAACCTTGTTTATGCGACAACTCAGGCAATAAAGCTGCCGTGGTGCTGCCGCTGTCGAGAATAATGCGGTTGTGATCACGAATAAGCTCTGCAGCAGCTTTGGCCAGAATTTGCTTTCGTTCTGAAACTTTTTCGACCGCAGCTTCCTGGATCAGTTCATGTGGCACTTGCACAGCACCACCATAACGACGCAATAACAAACCGTTATTTTCCAGTGCAGCTAAGTCTTTACGAACAGTCACTTCAGAGGTTTCAAAGTGATGAGCCAACTGCTCAACACTGACTTCGCCCTGCTGATTCAGCAGGTCAAGAATAGCGCGGCGGCGTTGTTGGGTGTTTCGTTTGTTCATCTGCCAGTCATTTAAGTTTCGTTTCGAAAGATATTTTACATAAACGAAAGATAAGTGCAAGAGTGAAAGTTAAATTTAGCTTTTGCTGGAGCGATCCGTGGAGAATGATGTATAGGGACTCTATAGGGGGTGTTAGATAAAAAACGTAGGGGCAGGTCTTGAACCCGACCGTCTAATAATACCGCGGTACGCATGGAAGGGCGGGGACAAGCCCGCGCCCCTACAACAACTTAATGTTGATGTGAAGCTTCAGGCCCTATCAGCACCAGCATTAATAGCACGCCAAGGCCCATCATCAGGCCATGTAACCAGAGAGGTTGTTCGACATTTTTGCGCAGCAGTGGCATTAAGTCGGCACTGGCTAAATAAATAAAAGCACCGGCTGTAATAGCCAATAAGATATTCAGATTCGGCGTTAACCAGTGACTGATGGTTAACGTGGCTACTGCACCTAACACACAAGCGCTGGCCGATAACAGGTTATACAGCAAAGCTTTTTTACGGCTGAATCCGGCATGCAGTAATACAGCGACATCGGCAATTTCTTGCGGAATTTCATGGATCAGAATAGCCACTGTGGTAGTGACCCCCAATAAAGGGTCGACCAGAAAACTGCCTGCTATCAATACACCATCAATAAAATTGTGAACTCCATCGGCTGCCAGATTCACTTTGCCATAGCTGGCTGTGCTTATCGCTTGATCCGGTAGTTGTGGATGACCATGTTGCAGTGCACGTTCCAGAAAGTAAAACCCTAACAAACCTGCCAGTACCCAGCCAAAAAGCTGACGATGCGACTCCTGGTGCTGCAATGCATCCGGCAATAAATGTAAAAAGGCATTTGCCAGTAATACACCCACAGCCAGGCTTAAAATCAGCGGTAAAAAACGTTGCAGTTTGCTTTGCGGCAGCAGAAATAACACGGCCCCGGACAGGGACACCAGCATCACCAAAAAGGCAGCCAGCAGGATAAACAGAGTCAACATAAAAAATCCTGTCCTATGGGAAATAACAGCGGATAAAGACGGTCAGGCTCAAACTGCAAGAGCTCAATAAAAAACTTGTGACATTATAACGTTTTTTCTCCTATGTGGTCTTTGTTTTTTAAAGAAAAAATCGTCAGGAACGATTTTTAACAGCTTCAGCTGGCCCGAAGGGTGAGCGCCAAGGATGGCTGCGAATAAAAAATCGTCAGGAACGATTTTTAACAGCTTCAGCTGGCCCAAAGGGTGAGCGCCATGGATGGCTGCGAATAAAAAATCGTCAGGACCGATTTTTAACAATGCGAAGCATTGGCCCGAAGGGTGAGCGCCAAGGATGGTGGCGAATAAAAAAACCACCTGTCTTCCCAGCAGGTGGTTGAGCATAAAATCCCCTTCGTCCTTGAAGCCGCAGTTTTGTTGACTGCGCGGTGGGCGGGGACAAGCCACCGCCCCTACATGTGGGGATTACAACACCAGGATGAAACTGGTCTCAAACAAAACTTAGAAACTGTAACTGACACTCAACTTGGCATAACGGCCCGGTTCGCTGTAACGCTGAATACCGTCGGCACTGATATTGTTTCTGCTGCTGGCGGCATAACGAATACGCTCCCAGCGGTAGTATTCTTTATCCAGCAGGTTATACACACCAACGTTCAGTAACCAATTGTCGCCAAACTCCATATTGCTGACTAAATCCACCACACTAGCGCTTTTTGGCAGATAGGTGACTAATTGGGTTTGAGTACCGTCTTCTTCCGTTTCGTACGCATCTTTAGCTTTCACTTCTGAGCTGTAACTTAAGTTAGCGGCCAGACTCCACCAGTCGGTTGCGCGGTAGCTGACACCAGCAACCAGTTTATCCGGGCTTATAGTGATCAGCGGGTCGCCATTTTCTTTTTCACCTTCATGATGGCTATAAGAGAACTGAGCACTCCAGCTTTGATTAAAGCGCCATGCCCCCTGCAACTCGACGCCTGTGACATCGACATCACCGACATTCTCGTTGATGGTATAAGGGTTGCCCTGAGTGACAGTACAGCCGAAACTGGTGCAGCTTTCATACACAGTGCCCGGGTTTTGTACTTTGGTGACATTTTCAATCATGTCGCGGTAGTTATCTTTAAACACCGCCACTTTGATTCTGCTGTTTTCACTTTGCCACTGATAAGCCAGTTCCAGATTGGTACTGTATTCAGCTTCTAAATTGGGGTTAGATAAAGAACCATATAAACCAGTCACCACAGTACCAGTGGCTTGTTCAGTGCGGCTGACGGATGAGGTCTGGAAATACATTTCTTCTGTACTTGGCGCACGGAAACCACGGCCCAGTTGTAGCGCTACACTTTGTTGCTCTGTCAGTTGATAGTTACCCACCAACTGACCTGTTACTGCGCTGAAGCTACTGTCCTGCACTGAACCAGTAACATCAGTAAAACCATCATTTAACTGAGGTTTGTACGACACATGATCGTAACGCAGGCCACTGGTTAAGCTAAAAGCACTGTTGTTAAATTTAATGTTATCGCGTATGTAAAGATGCCATAAGTCAGCGTCAGTCTCTGGCACAAAATCCGGATCTATATCTTCCCGGGCAATTTCCATGGTCTGGCCAACGTAGCTGGTATCAATGGCAGAAAAATCGACAGACTTTTGTTCCAAAGCCCCGCCGTATACCAGTTGATGGCTGCTGCCTTCGGTTTGTAGTTCTTTATCCAAGGCAAAAGCCCATTTCAGCAAATCCTGCTGGTAATCGCGATCTTCACTACGGTAACAAGGGCCAGTGGTACATAAACGGGCTGCACTGGCTGGGGCCAACATCAGAGTGAAAGCGTCGTTATTGGTTTTCTGATAATCCAGACTGGTTGAGAAGGCATCAAATAATTGATGACCTGCTAACCAATTGTATTTTAGGCCAATACGGCTGCGCTCCTGCTGGTCGTCACTGGTACGGGTCAGGTAGCTGCGGCTTAACCAGGATAAGTTGTTGGTGTCGATATCTGCTTTGAATAACTCAGCGGTCAGGCCAATATCCTGAGTATCAGTCAGTTGGTACTTTAATTTGGTTAGTATATTGTGACTGCTATTGTCCTGCGGATCCGCAACAGGGCGGCCTGAACCTGTAATGGCCTGACGTTCGGCTGAGTCAGCATAGTTTTCCATTTCGTGGCCTTCACGCTTGGTCAGCACGGCCAAAGCTTCCAGCTTGCCACTACGGTTTGCCACTGTCACAGTGCCCTGAGTTTCATCATTGGCACCACTGTAAGCCGCTTTTAACCGGACAAAAGTATCGTTGCCTTCTGGCTCTAAATAGTCTGCTGCATCTTTAGTGACAAAAAGCACGGCACCACCTAAAGAACCACTGCCAGCAGCTATGGCATCAGCACCTTTAACAATTTCAA of Rheinheimera sp. MM224 contains these proteins:
- a CDS encoding DeoR/GlpR family DNA-binding transcription regulator; translated protein: MNKRNTQQRRRAILDLLNQQGEVSVEQLAHHFETSEVTVRKDLAALENNGLLLRRYGGAVQVPHELIQEAAVEKVSERKQILAKAAAELIRDHNRIILDSGSTTAALLPELSHKQGLVVMTNSLSIANALRELENEPTLLMTGGSWDPQSEAFQGQLAEQVLRAYDFDQLFIGADGIDLQRGTTTFNELTSLSRVMAEVAREVVVMVESDKIGRKIHNLELPWSSIKILVTDDKLPASAKQQIEQQGVKVICAPLGSVE
- a CDS encoding ZIP family metal transporter, which codes for MLTLFILLAAFLVMLVSLSGAVLFLLPQSKLQRFLPLILSLAVGVLLANAFLHLLPDALQHQESHRQLFGWVLAGLLGFYFLERALQHGHPQLPDQAISTASYGKVNLAADGVHNFIDGVLIAGSFLVDPLLGVTTTVAILIHEIPQEIADVAVLLHAGFSRKKALLYNLLSASACVLGAVATLTISHWLTPNLNILLAITAGAFIYLASADLMPLLRKNVEQPLWLHGLMMGLGVLLMLVLIGPEASHQH
- a CDS encoding TonB-dependent hemoglobin/transferrin/lactoferrin family receptor, which produces MPCSKTLIAVAISSLFSTSLLAEVAAEEATKDLSQLDAVTVTATALEDKKSTTANSTVIKAKQLEQQQVQRLEDMVRYIPGVSLTDQGRFGSAGFNIRGLEGNQVAITVDGLSVGETLNPPTYAFYDFFAAGRGGIDPDAVKQIEIVKGADAIAAGSGSLGGAVLFVTKDAADYLEPEGNDTFVRLKAAYSGANDETQGTVTVANRSGKLEALAVLTKREGHEMENYADSAERQAITGSGRPVADPQDNSSHNILTKLKYQLTDTQDIGLTAELFKADIDTNNLSWLSRSYLTRTSDDQQERSRIGLKYNWLAGHQLFDAFSTSLDYQKTNNDAFTLMLAPASAARLCTTGPCYRSEDRDYQQDLLKWAFALDKELQTEGSSHQLVYGGALEQKSVDFSAIDTSYVGQTMEIAREDIDPDFVPETDADLWHLYIRDNIKFNNSAFSLTSGLRYDHVSYKPQLNDGFTDVTGSVQDSSFSAVTGQLVGNYQLTEQQSVALQLGRGFRAPSTEEMYFQTSSVSRTEQATGTVVTGLYGSLSNPNLEAEYSTNLELAYQWQSENSRIKVAVFKDNYRDMIENVTKVQNPGTVYESCTSFGCTVTQGNPYTINENVGDVDVTGVELQGAWRFNQSWSAQFSYSHHEGEKENGDPLITISPDKLVAGVSYRATDWWSLAANLSYSSEVKAKDAYETEEDGTQTQLVTYLPKSASVVDLVSNMEFGDNWLLNVGVYNLLDKEYYRWERIRYAASSRNNISADGIQRYSEPGRYAKLSVSYSF